The DNA sequence TCATGCCGTGCTCCTGTTCAGAACCCGCCCGCTCATGCGCCGGAGTCTAGGAGGGCGCGGCCTCCGTGGCACCCCCTGGCGCCCCTCCCGGCTGCGACCTCCGCCGCACGAACACCAGCAGGCACAGGTGTACCACGGCCAGCGCACTCGCCACCGCGACCGCCGCCAGCCAGCTCGCCGGCGTCGTCCCCGCGCTGAACAGCAGCCCGAGCACTGTCGTCGCCACGATCGCGCCCACGTAGCGGGAGGTCTGGAAGATGCCCGCCGCGACGCCCGCGTCCTGGGGGCGGGCGGCGGCGTAGAGGGCCTGGTTCATCCCGATGCTCACCACGCAGTACGGGATGCCGAGCGCCGCCGTGATCAGCAGCACCACCCACGGCGCCGTCGTCGCCGCGGCGAAGCCGAGCAGCACCGCCCCGACGATCAGCGCCGCCGCTCCCGTGAGCAGCGTCGGCCGCAGTCCGACGCCCTCGATCGCGCGTGCGGCCAGCGGCGTGATCGCGATCGTCACCGCCGCGAGCGGGAACATCAGCAGCCCGGTCACGCCCGCCGAGTAGCCGCCGTGCTCCTGGAGGTACTGCGGGAGGCCGAAGAACGCCGAGTAGTACACCGTGTTGAACACCGCGAAGCACAGGTAGACCATCAGAAGCCGGTGGTTCGCGCCCAGCAGCCGGAGGTCGAGGAACGGGTGCGCCGTGCGCAGCTCCCGCCAGACGAACAGCGCACCGGCGATCGGGACCAGCGGCAGCAGCCACCACAGCGGCGCAGGGCGCAGGTCCAGCAGGAACACCAGGAGCGCGGTCAGCGTCGCGATGAAGAGGAGGATGCCGGGCACGTCCGACTCGGCGACCACCCGGCGCAGCGGC is a window from the Leifsonia shinshuensis genome containing:
- a CDS encoding MFS transporter, yielding MTDAPPDNARTGWAVASLSLGTLLNPLNSSMIAVALVPLQRDFQVSVTTVTWVITSFYLASAAGQPLMGRFADRFGPRRLFLFGMLVVVLACAATPFSGSFAAVCAGRVALAVGTATAFPSAIAMLRTVSAHTRVGTPRLLGRIQIANTSGAAVGPVLGGALVTFLGWQSIFWINVPLAVLAFLGVRFFAPRDAPRERVPLRRVVAESDVPGILLFIATLTALLVFLLDLRPAPLWWLLPLVPIAGALFVWRELRTAHPFLDLRLLGANHRLLMVYLCFAVFNTVYYSAFFGLPQYLQEHGGYSAGVTGLLMFPLAAVTIAITPLAARAIEGVGLRPTLLTGAAALIVGAVLLGFAAATTAPWVVLLITAALGIPYCVVSIGMNQALYAAARPQDAGVAAGIFQTSRYVGAIVATTVLGLLFSAGTTPASWLAAVAVASALAVVHLCLLVFVRRRSQPGGAPGGATEAAPS